In Primulina eburnea isolate SZY01 chromosome 14, ASM2296580v1, whole genome shotgun sequence, the following proteins share a genomic window:
- the LOC140811612 gene encoding polyphenol oxidase I, chloroplastic-like, translated as MDSLHLPCATLAPTTNNPSATHHRLFPKPSDFVTSAKRTHCLQVSCSTDGQRQKPTSETSQGKVDRRNMLLGIGGLYGAVNFSSAPGASANPIQAPDLDKCGLASYTSSSTNKEIDVKCCPPVQNSTDYKIPPVIKTKIRPAAHKVSSEYIYKYNLAIDRMKRLPADDPRSFMQQANIHCAYCNGAYDQPGQGKLDLQVHSSWLFFPFHRWYLYFYERILGKMINDPTFALPFWNWDNPKGMTIPPMFNNPNAAIFDENRNQANLPPAVVDLGLTGSTDPLQVVSNNLAVVYTEMIRGNKTATDFMGQPYREGSAVNPGQGAPERGSHTSVHRWVGDPRQPSGEDLGNFYSAGRDPLFYCHHGNVDRMWTLWQYYLPSSKVPDKKITDPDFLNSSFVFYDENSQLVRVYVKDCLSNLAMGYDYERIDLPWINSRPPPQTATAKVTRTSTAADKAETVFPLKLESIVRVLVPKTKKGKADERLVIENITVDTTKFLKFDVFINDEDDNNTELDKAAYVGTYAQIPHKTTSKTATTSIQLDLTDVYEDMDVTDDEDVLLTLVPRHQGPGVTIGGIKIIENPPQKTAS; from the coding sequence ATGGATTCACTTCACCTGCCATGCGCCACCCTCGCCCCCACAACCAACAATCCCTCCGCCACCCACCACCGTCTCTTTCCTAAGCCATCCGATTTCGTTACCTCCGCGAAGCGTACCCACTGCCTGCAAGTTTCCTGCAGTACCGATGGCCAGAGGCAAAAACCAACCTCTGAAACCTCCCAAGGGAAAGTGGATAGGAGGAACATGCTTCTCGGTATAGGTGGCCTCTACGGTGCTGTCAACTTCAGTTCAGCTCCAGGTGCTTCTGCGAATCCCATACAAGCACCGGATCTCGACAAATGCGGTCTTGCTTCATATACGAGTTCGTCGACCAACAAAGAAATTGATGTCAAGTGTTGTCCCCCGGTACAAAATAGCACGGATTACAAGATCCCTCCggtcataaaaacgaaaataaggCCTGCGGCGCATAAAGTCTCATCTGAATACATATACAAGTACAATTTAGCCATCGATCGGATGAAACGTCTTCCGGCAGACGACCCGCGTAGCTTCATGCAGCAAGCTAACATCCATTGTGCTTACTGCAATGGCGCTTACGATCAACCCGGACAGGGTAAACTGGATCTTCAAGTGCACAGTAGTTGGCTTTTCTTCCCTTTCCACAGATGGTATCTGTATTTCTACGAGAGAATCTTGGGGAAAATGATCAATGACCCCACTTTCGCTTTGCCATTTTGGAATTGGGATAACCCTAAAGGGATGACAATCCCACCCATGTTCAATAATCCAAATGCAGCCATCTTTGACGAAAACCGCAACCAAGCAAACCTGCCGCCGGCAGTGGTTGATCTTGGCCTGACCGGGAGCACTGACCCTCTTCAAGTCGTGTCTAATAACCTCGCCGTTGTGTATACTGAGATGATTCGAGGCAACAAGACGGCGACTGATTTTATGGGACAACCGTATCGAGAAGGAAGCGCTGTCAACCCTGGGCAGGGAGCTCCCGAGCGTGGCTCGCACACATCCGTTCATAGGTGGGTTGGAGATCCTAGACAGCCCAGTGGGGAGGATTTGGGTAACTTTTACTCGGCGGGTCGAGACCCGTTGTTTTACTGCCACCACGGAAATGTCGACCGAATGTGGACTTTATGGCAGTACTATCTGCCCAGTAGTAAGGTGCCGGACAAGAAAATCACTGACCCTGATTTTCTCAACTCCTCGTTTGTATTCTACGACGAAAATTCTCAGCTCGTGCGTGTCTATGTAAAGGATTGTTTAAGCAACTTAGCAATGGGGTACGACTACGAAAGAATCGACCTTCCCTGGATCAACTCCAGACCCCCACCCCAAACTGCCACCGCGAAGGTGACTAGAACTAGCACGGCAGCGGACAAAGCAGAGACAGTCTTCCCCCTCAAACTCGAGTCAATCGTCCGAGTCCTGGTTCCCAAAACCAAGAAAGGAAAAGCCGATGAGCGTCTGGTGATAGAAAACATAACTGTGGACACTACCAAGTTCTTGAAATTCGATGTGTTCATTAACGATGAGGACGACAATAATACGGAACTAGATAAGGCCGCGTATGTTGGTACCTATGCTCAGATTCCACACAAGACAACGAGCAAAACGGCAACGACTTCGATTCAGTTGGATCTGACGGATGTGTATGAGGACATGGATGTGACGGATGACGAGGATGTGTTACTCACATTGGTGCCTAGACATCAGGGACCAGGCGTGACCATTGGTGGTATCAAGATCATTGAGAATCCACCCCAGAAAACTGCCTCCTGA